In Pungitius pungitius chromosome 2, fPunPun2.1, whole genome shotgun sequence, a single window of DNA contains:
- the kif3a gene encoding kinesin-like protein KIF3A → MPSNKHDKPEINDNVKVVVRCRPFNQKEKMMSHKQAVIVDEIRGTITVNKLETPHEPPKSFTFDTVFGPDSKQLDVYNLTARPIIDSVLEGYNGTIFAYGQTGTGKTFTMEGVRAVPELRGIIPNSFAHVFGHIAKAEGDTRFLVRVSYLEIYNEEVRDLLGKDQLQRLEVKERPDVGVYIKDLSGYVVNNADDMDRIMTMGHKNRSVGATNMNEHSSRSHAIFTITIECSEKGVDGNQHVRMGKLHLVDLAGSERQGKTGATGQRLKEATKINLSLSTLGNVISALVDGKSTHVPYRNSKLTRLLQDSLGGNSKTMMCANIGPADYNYDETISTLRYANRAKNIKNKARINEDPKDALLRQFQKEIEELKKKLVEGEEISGSEGSGSEEMDEGDDEGGVAGEGRRRKRGRKKVSPDKMVEMQAKIEEERKALEAKLDMEEEERNKARAELEKREKDLLKAQQEHHLLLDKLSALEKKVIVGGVDLLAKAEEQEKLLQESNNELEERRRRAEKLRRELEEKEQERLDIEEKYTSLQEEAQGKTKKLKKVWTMLMAAKSEMADLQQEHHREIEGLLENIRQLSRELRLQMLIIDNFIPQEYQEMIENYVHWNEDIGEWQLKCVAYTGNNMRKQTPAPDKKEKDPFEVDLSHVYLAYTEESMRQSLMKLERPRTSKSGKSGRPKTGRRKRSAKPETVIESLLQ, encoded by the exons ATGCCG AGCAATAAGCACGACAAGCCGGAGATCAATGATAACGTCAAGGTAGTAGTAAGATGCCGTCCCTTCAACCAGAAGGAGAAGATGATGAGTCACAAACAGGCCGTCATTGTAGACGAGATCCGTGGGACCATAACAGTCAACAAACTGGAGACCCCCCATGAGCCTCCCAAGTCCTTCACATTTGACACGGTGTTTGGACCAGACAGCAAACAGCTGGATGTCTACAATCTCACTGCCCGCCCCATCATCGACTCTGTATTGGAGGGATACAATG GCACCATCTTTGCATACGGGCAAactggcacaggaaaaacattcACCATGGAGGGTGTGAGAGCGGTGCCAGAACTCCGAGGGATTATTCCAAACTCCTTTGCTCATGTTTTTGGTCATATTGCCAAGGCAGAGGGGGACACAAG GTTTTTGGTTCGTGTTTCTTACCTGGAGATTTACAACGAGGAAGTGCGAGACTTGTTGGGCAAGGACcagctgcagaggctggag GTGAAAGAAAGACCAGATGTTGGTGTGTATATCAAAGACCTCTCCGGTTACGTTGTGAACAACGCTGACGACATGGACAGGATCATGACAATGGGCCACAAAAATC GGTCTGTTGGAGCAACAAACATGAATGAACACAGCTCCCGGTCTCACGCTATCTTCACCATCACCATCGAGTGCAGTGAGAAGGGTGTGGATGGAAACCAGCATGTCCGCATGGGGAAGCTTCATCTGGTCGATCTTGCG GGCTCGGAGAGACAGGGCAAGACTGGAGCCACGGGTCAGCGTTTAAAGGAAGCGACAAAGATcaatctctctctttccacaCTGGGCAACGTCATCTCCGCCCTGGTGGATGGCAAAAGCACCCACGTGCCCTACAGGAACTCCAAACTAACCCGTCTGCTGCAGGATTCATTGGGTGGAAACTCCAAGACCATGATG TGTGCAAATATAGGTCCCGCAGACTATAACTACGATGAAACTATCAGCACCCTGCGCTACGCTAACAGGGCTAAAAACATCAAGAACAAAGCCAGGATCAATGAGGATCCGAAGGACGCCCTACTGCGCCAATTCCAGAAGGAGATTGAGGAGCTCAAGAAGAAACTGGTGGAAG GTGAAGAGATCTCTGGCTCAGAGGGCAGTGGATCAGAAGAGATGGATGAAGGTGACGATGAAGGAGGGGTCGCAGGAGAAGGCCGCAGGAGAAAAAGAG GGAGGAAGAAGGTTTCCCCAGACAAGATGGTGGAGATGCAGGCAAAGAtcgaagaggagagaaaggctTTGGAGGCCAAGctggacatggaggaggaggagaggaacaagGCCAGGGCAGAgctggagaagagggagaaggaccTTCTTAAAGCCCA ACAGGAGCATCACCTTCTGCTGGATAAATTGTCCGCCTTAGAGAAGAAGGTGATCGTGGGTGGGGTGGACCTCCTGGCCAAGgctgaggagcaggagaagctcTTGCAGGAGTCCAACAATGAACTTGAAGAACGTCGCAGGAGAGCGGAGAAGCTGCgaagggagctggaggagaaagag CAAGAACGTCTGGACATAGAAGAGAAGTACACTagtctgcaggaggaggctCAAGGAAAGACTAAGAAGCTGAAGAAAGTGTGGACCATGCTGATGGCTGCCAAATCAGAA atGGCAGATCTACAGCAGGAGCATCACAGAGAGATTGAAGGCCTCCTGGAGAACATTCGCCAGCTGAGTCGAGAGTTGCGCCTCCAAATGCTCATAATAGACAACTTTATTCCCCAGGAATACCAG gaGATGATAGAAAACTACGTGCACTGGAATGAAGACATTGGAGAATGGCAGCTG AAATGTGTGGCATACACTGGCAACAATATGAGAAAACAGACCCCTGCGccagacaaaaaagaaaaagat CCATTTGAGGTGGATCTGTCCCACGTCTATCTGGCCTACACAGAGGAGAGCATGCGGCAGTCACTGATGAAGCTCGAGAGACCCAGAACTTCAAAAAGTGGCAAAAGTGGCCGACCCAAGACTGGCCGAAg GAAAAGATCTGCAAAGCCAGAAACAGTGATCGAATCCCTTCTGCAGTGA